CAGGACGCCGGCGCGGTGACGGCGATCGACATCTCCGCGACACCGAAGGTCCTGAATCGCCAACCCAACAAGGGATCCGGGCCGTGCCACCTGGCCAAGGTCGGCGACCACCTGCTCAGTGCGAACTACGGATCCGGTGACGTCGCGGTCCACCCGATCGCGGCAGATGGGAGCCTTGGGCAACAAACCGATCTGGTCAAGCACGAAGGGTCCGCGCCGCACGCGCACCAGGTGGTGCAGGCCGGCGAGTACGTGCTGGCCGTTGACCTCGGCACCGACTCGATCTACACCTACACGCTGGCCGCCGGGAAGCTGACGCTGCAGCATCAGGCGAAGGTCAAGACCGGTGCCGGCCCGCGGCATTTGGTATTCCATCCGTCGGGCAAGTACGCCTACGTCGCCGATGAGCTCGACAGCACCGTGACGATCTGCGGCTACGACAACGGCGTACTCACGGTGCTCGACGCGGTCCCGACCGGTGCGGGGGAGAACTACCCGGGCGAGGTGGTCATCTCTGCCGACGGGCGCTTCGTCTACGTGACGAACCGCGGCCACAACAGCGTCTCCATCTTCCGCACCAACGAGGCGGGCCTCGAGCTGGTCGGTACGCCGAGCTGCGGAGGGGACTGGCCGCGTCATGCCGCGTTCGACCCGACCGGCCGCCTGCTGTTCGTCGCCAACCAGAAGTCGAACGACGTCGTGACGTTTTCGGTAGACCAAACCGCCGGCACGCTGACGCAGATCGCTGACTTCAGCACGCCGACCCCGGTCTGCGTCAATGTTTGATCATGCGCGAGCTCTTGCGCTTTTGTGGTGAGAGCGTTGTCATGGGATCGCCTTTCTCCGCCCCGAAAGGACGACGCCCGTGCTCAGAATCCTCACCGCAGCAGCCCTCGTGGCCTCAGCCGTCCTGGTCCCGACGGCTCAGGCAACACCCGACTGGCACGTTGGTACACCGCCCCTCACCACCCCGTGGACCGACGACGTCTCGCCCGCGAACGCGCTCCCGGAGTACCCACGCCCGCAGCTGACCCGCCCGGAATGGCGCAACCTCAACGGCCTCTGGCAATGGGCGCCCGCCGCTGTCGACGAGCAGCCTCCGTTCGGACGCACGCTCAATGAGAAGGTGCTCGTCCCGTACCCGATCGAGTCGGCTCTGTCCGGTCTGCAGAAGCACGAGGACCGCATGTGGTACCGCCGTACCTTCCAGGTCCCCGACAACTGGAAGGGCAAGCGGCTCGTGCTGCACTTCGGTGCGGTCGACTACGACGCGAAGGTCTGGGTGAACGGTCGCCAGGTCGCCACGCACCGCGGAGGGTACGACGGCTTCGACGTCGATGTCACCAACGCCCTGCACACGAAGGGCCCGCAGGAGCTGATCGTCTGGGCGGAGGACCTCACCGACGAGACCTACCAGCCGATCGGCAAGCAGCGTGAGGTCGGCGACCACGGCATCTTCTACCAGGGCAGTTCCGGCATCTGGC
This Kribbella sp. NBC_00482 DNA region includes the following protein-coding sequences:
- a CDS encoding lactonase family protein; this encodes MGQRSGGGVNLSRRGFLGFTAALVPIHQAATREAPERESPDPAGTGGQGARGEAGGTLYLGTYGDGIGIATYDADGMITKTGTIAGIPDPSFVIRDGNFLYAVNEQDAGAVTAIDISATPKVLNRQPNKGSGPCHLAKVGDHLLSANYGSGDVAVHPIAADGSLGQQTDLVKHEGSAPHAHQVVQAGEYVLAVDLGTDSIYTYTLAAGKLTLQHQAKVKTGAGPRHLVFHPSGKYAYVADELDSTVTICGYDNGVLTVLDAVPTGAGENYPGEVVISADGRFVYVTNRGHNSVSIFRTNEAGLELVGTPSCGGDWPRHAAFDPTGRLLFVANQKSNDVVTFSVDQTAGTLTQIADFSTPTPVCVNV